A region of the Bacteroidota bacterium genome:
TTTTTTGCAGCAATATTTTTTCCGATTTTAATAATTTTTCCGCCTGATATCAATACATCATAATTATTTAAAATGCCTTCTTTTTCGTTTGTCCAAACTGTTGCGTTGGTTATTAGAATATCCTGTTGTTTTGGTGCTTGCAAATAACCGTATGCAGTAAACGGATACATCACTTGTCCATAAGGAATGGTATCTCGTTTTAAAGTATCATCTTTTTCAGCATACACATTGGTGTACTGTGCATTCCATTCAACCCATGTGCCATTAATTTGTCCGCTGCCACCAAAATTTTTATCTTGTTTCCAACCGCTTAATCTGAACAACTCAACACCATCACTAAATGATATTGAAATGTTTGCATCGGTAATATTTCCTGATGCTTTTAGTGTGTCGGTATTTTTAATTACAGCATATTCAGGTGCATCAACTTTACCACTGATAACCAATCCATACACACGATTGCCAACACTTAATTTATATACACCACGCGCATCAGCAGCTTCGGGTTTAACAATATATTGTTGACCATTCACCCAGTTTTCATAAATTACCGTTTCCGCATTAAAAATATTTCCGGAAGTAATAATAAAGTTTGCAATTTTTCCTGAAGCTAAAGTGCCTAATTCATTTTGTGATTTAATTATTTCTGCAGGAATAGTAGTTAATGCCTGTAAAGCCATTTTTTCGCTAAGGCCATACTGAACGGCTTTTCTTAAAGCAGGTAAAAAATCAGCTTTGTTTTCCAGACCGTCAGATGTAATACTAAATTTAATTCCGGCTTTTTCCAACATCGCACAATTGGCAGGTGCCATTTCCCAATGTTTTAAATCTGATATACTTAATAATTCCGCATCATAAGGGTCGCTAACATCGGGAGTTTTTGGATAATTTAATGGAATAATTAAGGTAGCACCTGATGCTAAAATTTCATTTACGCGTTGGTATTCATTGCCACTGCCTTTTACAACAAATTGAAATCCGAATTCTTCACCAATTTTATCTGCACGTAATATTTCGAGTTTTTCATTTGAATCAAAAATTTGCACCAGCGATTTATTATTATTGATTGCCAGCAATGAAATATTTTTTTCAATTTTATCTCCACCCTTCGCATACCAATCTGCATCGTAAAATGTTTGTCGCAGTAATGCAATACTGCCCATTTCCGATGTAGGATAGTCCTGTGTTGAACTGCCCTTCATAAATGAATAATGACTGCTCACATTTTCTTTCAACAACATTTTTCCTGAAGATTCATTTCCTAATAAAACAAGAGCACCTGTTCCGCGCATAATGCCATCTTCACGATGTGTTAAACTTGCACCAAAACCGGCACCACGAAATTTGCTACCTGAAGCGGTATCAGGCGAAAAAACAGTAAATGCCTGAAACTCCGGTGTAACTGCCTGATTCCAGTTTACGGCATTGGTATTATTATTTACCATTTGTGGTCCGCGACTGCGATCAGGATTTTCTTTTGCGGGAATTCCATATCCGGCATTCAAATCGATAAATGAAGGATAAATATATTTTCCTGTTAAATCAATAATCACGGCATCAGATGGTATTGCAACACCTGCACCTGCAGCAACAATTTTTCCCGATTTAATCAGCAGGGTTGCATCATTGGTTGTTGTTGATGGGTCAATTACTAATGTTGCATGCACAAATGCATACACTTTATCTCTTTCATCTGCCACTCCGTTTACCGGATAGGTAGATTGCGCAAAGCCGGAAATAACCAGCATTCCGATAAAAAAACTCAATAAAATTTTCTTCATAATCGTGGTTTGAATAAACTTGCCCTGATAGATATTATCCTGAAAAGCGCACTAAGATAAAAATTGCCCTGATAATCAATGGTTAAACCTTTTTAAGATTTTTCCCGTCTTATAGCCTAAATGACATAATTATGAACCACTTTAACATTTAAGTGGAGTAACTTTAGCAGCAAATGTGGGCAAAAAAAATTGGTTTATGTTTTATCATGGCTGTTCTGTGGGGCAATGCTTTTGCCTTTCACATTATAGGTGGTGAAATTATTTACACCCGCACTACAGGCAATAATTTCGATATTGTACTTAAAATTTATCGCGACTGTGCCGACCCGGAAGCCGCGCCATACGACGATCCGCTGCAAATTTACATCTACGATACACTTGGTGTTTTGATTCAAACACTGGACATTTATTTCCCCGGTGCCGACCTCATTGACCCGGCAATTGTAAGCCCCTGCATGAATGTATATCCCGATTTATGTGTGCAGGAAGCCATTTATGAAACTACAGTGAATTTACCACCCCGGGCAGGTGGTTACGACCTGGTTTACCAGCGTTGTTGCCGAAATTCAACCATTATCAATATTGAAGAACCGGTTGCCACAGGTGCAACATATACAACCCATATTCCTGACCCGGGCGCTATTATCAATTCCAGTCCGCGGTTTAATACGTTACCTCCGGTTTCACTATGTGCCGGTTTCCCTTTTGAATTTGACCATGCTGCAACTGACCCTGACGGCGACCAGTTAGTGTATGCATTTTTTACACCTTATTCCGGAGCAACTTCCGATGTGCCTGACCCGGACCCAGCGCCGGCTCCACCATTTAATGAAGTAATTTTTACACCACCGTTTAACGAAGGATATCCCATTTCATCTGACCCGGCTTTTACCATAA
Encoded here:
- a CDS encoding amidohydrolase family protein, with protein sequence MMKKILLSFFIGMLVISGFAQSTYPVNGVADERDKVYAFVHATLVIDPSTTTNDATLLIKSGKIVAAGAGVAIPSDAVIIDLTGKYIYPSFIDLNAGYGIPAKENPDRSRGPQMVNNNTNAVNWNQAVTPEFQAFTVFSPDTASGSKFRGAGFGASLTHREDGIMRGTGALVLLGNESSGKMLLKENVSSHYSFMKGSSTQDYPTSEMGSIALLRQTFYDADWYAKGGDKIEKNISLLAINNNKSLVQIFDSNEKLEILRADKIGEEFGFQFVVKGSGNEYQRVNEILASGATLIIPLNYPKTPDVSDPYDAELLSISDLKHWEMAPANCAMLEKAGIKFSITSDGLENKADFLPALRKAVQYGLSEKMALQALTTIPAEIIKSQNELGTLASGKIANFIITSGNIFNAETVIYENWVNGQQYIVKPEAADARGVYKLSVGNRVYGLVISGKVDAPEYAVIKNTDTLKASGNITDANISISFSDGVELFRLSGWKQDKNFGGSGQINGTWVEWNAQYTNVYAEKDDTLKRDTIPYGQVMYPFTAYGYLQAPKQQDILITNATVWTNEKEGILNNYDVLISGGKIIKIGKNIAAKNALVIDGTGKHLTAGIIDEHSHIAVTSGVNEGTQSISAEVRIGDVINCDDINIYRQLSGGVTSAHILHGSANAIGGQTQLIKLRWGLAPEQMKFEGADGFIKFALGENVKQSNWGDDNTTRFPQSRMGVEQVFVDGFTRAQEYIAAKNSKTELVRTDLELEALAEILQEKRFITCHSYVQSEINMLMKVADQFDFRVNTFTHILEGYKVADKMKLHGAGASSFADWWAYKYEVAEAIPQNPGILTNEGVVTAINSDDAEMARRLNQEAAKSIKYMGMSPEDALKMVTLNPAKLLHVDNRVGSIKEGKDADVVLWSADPLSIYAIAEKTIIDGIIYYDYMQQDMLLQAAAKERSRIIAKMIAEKNGGAPVIPVVVKENKLYECEDQFDFMQGE